One genomic window of Elaeis guineensis isolate ETL-2024a chromosome 2, EG11, whole genome shotgun sequence includes the following:
- the LOC140855748 gene encoding G-type lectin S-receptor-like serine/threonine-protein kinase At2g19130, with amino-acid sequence MDTEMRPCSSLSIFLLFFLFSSLNIQHYVATDSISSGQSISGNQTIVSKGGNFELGFFKPGNSHNYYIGIWYKTIPGQTVFWVANRATPISNTSSAEFKISEDGNLVLLNSSTIPVWSSNSTPSTSDSTVAVLLDTGNLVIRNGSNTTIWQSFDHPTDTWMPGGWLGVNKVTGEYQSITSWENPENPAPGLFAESMDPDGSNQFVLLWNGSEVYWSSGLWNGQYFTAVPTTSASSPFNFTFTDNKQRKYAMYTILDSSFITRCVIDSSGQLKQWYWLNSSQEWQTVFTQPVAQCDVYSLCGIFGICDQKSTDNICSCSPGFEPASMEEWELKVWSSGCVRKTSLRCSNQSSAGGEEDRFLEMTNTRLPASPQNLNVGSAEDCEQACLNNCSCNAYAYVSGCLIWTEDLRNLQQLYVGDSGAGTLHLRLAASDFPGSSSSHKFVIDLTLSVIGGVLGILCVLVGLIWTFQRRKRIRMSKQVEGSVIVFTYSDLQRATKNFSEMLGSGGFGSVFKGTLVDSTDVAVKKLEGLRQGEKQFRTEVSTLAAIQHVNLVRLRGFCSEGSKRLLVYEYMLGGSLDSHLFQINSTVLDWKTRYQIILGIARGLAYLHEKCRECIVHCDIKPDNILLDKDFCAKVADFGMAKLIGRDFSRVLTTMRGTIGYLAPEWISGLPITSKVDVYSFGMMLFELISGKRNAAHSEDGNEIFYPSWAAKKITEGDIFSLLDHRLNGAADIEELTRVCRVACWCIQDSEGHRPTMGLVVQILEGVLEVSMPPLPKALQLLTGDQSQIGNQLPSAESKDPLDQSQDFYQ; translated from the coding sequence ATGGATACTGAGATGAGGCCATGTTCCTCTCTTTCcatatttcttctcttctttctcttctcttctctcaacATCCAACACTATGTAGCAACTGATAGCATCTCTTCAGGCCAGTCCATCTCTGGAAACCAGACCATAGTGTCCAAAGGAGGCAACTTTGAGCTTGGGTTCTTCAAACCAGGTAACTCGCATAACTACTACATAGGCATCTGGTACAAAACAATTCCAGGCCAAACTGTATTCTGGGTGGCGAACAGAGCAACACCCATCTCCAACACCTCCTCTGCCGAGTTCAAAATCTCAGAAGATGGCAACCTAGTCCTCCTCAACAGTTCCACAATCCCAGTTTGGTCATCCAATTCAACTCCATCAACATCGGATTCGACAGTTGCAGTTCTTCTCGACACCGGAAATCTTGTGATAAGAAATGGGTCAAACACTACAATTTGGCAGAGTTTTGATCACCCAACTGACACATGGATGCCAGGAGGATGGCTTGGAGTTAACAAGGTCACAGGTGAGTATCAGAGCATCACTTCATGGGAGAATCCCGAGAACCCTGCCCCCGGGCTTTTCGCTGAAAGTATGGATCCCGATGGATCCAATCAGTTTGTATTGCTGTGGAATGGTTCTGAAGTTTATTGGAGCAGTGGGCTTTGGAATGGCCAGTACTTCACTGCGGTCCCTACGACCAGTGCAAGTAGTCCCTTCAACTTCACCTTCACCGACAACAAGCAGCGGAAGTATGCCATGTATACCATCCTCGACAGTTCTTTCATCACTCGGTGTGTGATTGATTCATCTGGGCAATTAAAGCAATGGTATTGGCTGAACAGCTCCCAGGAGTGGCAGACAGTCTTTACTCAACCTGTGGCCCAATGTGATGTCTACTCTCTATGTGGCATTTTTGGTATCTGCGATCAGAAAAGCACGGATAATATTTGCAGCTGCTCCCCTggtttcgaaccagcttcaatgGAAGAATGGGAGCTCAAAGTTTGGAGCTCAGGGTGCGTGCGGAAAACCAGTTTGCGATGCAGTAATCAAAGCTCGGCTGGTGGAGAAGAGGATAGATTCCTTGAGATGACCAATACGAGATTGCCTGCCAGTCCACAGAACTTGAATGTTGGGAGTGCCGAAGACTGCGAACAAGCTTGCTTGAACAACTGCTCTTGTAACGCGTATGCTTATGTGAGTGGATGCTTAATTTGGACTGAGGACCTTCGGAACCTTCAACAACTCTACGTTGGTGATAGTGGAGCTGGTACTCTTCATCTCCGGCTCGCTGCCTCTGACTTCCCCGGTTCAAGTAGCTCACATAAATttgtaattgatctaactctTAGCGTCATCGGTGGAGTTCTTGGGATCTTGTGCGTTCTTGTAGGACTAATTTGGACATTTCAAAGGAGGAAACGAATTAGGATGTCAAAACAAGTTGAGGGTTCTGTGATTGTGTTTACTTACAGCGATCTGCAGCGTGCGACCAAGAACTTCTCTGAGATGTTGGGCAGTGGTGGCTTTGGCTCTGTTTTTAAAGGGACATTAGTTGACTCAACCGATGTAGCTGTGAAGAAGCTTGAAGGCTTGAGACAAGGTGAGAAGCAATTCCGAACCGAAGTGAGCACATTGGCTGCTATTCAACATGTCAATCTGGTTCGCCTTCGCGGCTTCTGCTCCGAGGGCAGCAAAAGGCTTCTGGTTTATGAGTACATGTTAGGAGGTTCCTTGGACTCCCATCTCTTTCAAATCAATTCCACAGTTCTCGACTGGAAGACGAGGTATCAAATTATTCTTGGGATTGCGAGAGGATTAGCCTACCTCCATGAGAAGTGCAGGGAGTGCATCGTACACTGCGACATAAAGCCAGACAACATACTTCTAGACAAGGATTTCTGCGCAAAAGTTGCAGACTTTGGCATGGCAAAGCTCATCGGTCGTGACTTCAGCAGGGTATTGACAACCATGAGGGGAACCATTGGCTATCTCGCGCCTGAGTGGATCTCAGGCCTACCAATCACCTCCAAAGTGGATGTCTACAGTTTTGGGATGATGCTCTTTGAGTTGATATCAGGCAAGCGAAACGCAGCGCACTCTGAGGATGGGAATGAAATCTTTTATCCTTCCTGGGCTGCAAAAAAGATCACTGAAGGCGACATATTTAGCTTATTGGACCATAGATTGAATGGTGCTGCGGACATTGAAGAGCTAACCAGAGTCTGTAGAGTTGCTTGCTGGTGCATTCAAGACTCTGAAGGTCATAGGCCAACAATGGGACTGGTGGTGCAGATCCTAGAGGGAGTCCTTGAGGTGAGCATGCCGCCACTTCCCAAGGCTCTTCAACTTCTTACCGGAGATCAGAGCCAAATTGGTAATCAATTGCCATCCGCTGAATCCAAAGATCCACTTGATCAATCTCAGGATTTCTATCAGTAA